Genomic segment of Deltaproteobacteria bacterium CG2_30_66_27:
AGAGTGATCGTACAAGGCATGCCCAAGGGGGGGACGCAGGAGGTTAGCGTCCTCACGGCGAGCTTCAAGCCGGGAGATAAGACCGTGTTTCATACTCACCGTTTCCCGGTGACCGTCTATATCCTGGAAGGTGCGTTTACATTGGAATTGGAGGGACACGAGCCGATCACGGTGAAAGCCGGTCAAGCGATGGTGGAACCGCCAAACGTGAGAATGACGGGCTACAACCGCAGCGGCACCGAACCGTTACGGGTCGTAATATTCTACGTGAGTGATCCGGACAAACCGTTCCTTGACCCCATACACTGACCAGACCTTGCCGGGCGATGGGGAACGCCATGAACTCACGACAACCAAAGAGTCCCGCCGATACGTACGAACACTATTTTGTCCCGGCCATGTTTCTTCCATGGTCCACCATCCTGCTCTCCCATGCCGCTCTCCAAGCACGAGAGCGGGTGCTCGACGTGGCATGCGGGACGGGCATTGTCGCCCGCCAGGTGGCCCCATTGGTCGGGACGGAGGGGCAGGTTGCCGCACTCGATATGAACCCGGCAATGCTTGCCGTGGCTCGTTCCATTCCGGTGACGCCGGGCACGACGATTCGTTGGCAGGAGGGAAATGCCATGGCCCTGCCCTTCCCGGAAGGCGCCTTTGACGTCGTGCTCTGCCAGCACGGGCTACAGTTTTTCCCGGACCGTGCGGGCGCCGTGCGCGAGATGCGCCGCGTACTGGCGCCAGGCGGGCGGGCTTTGGTGATCGTCTTGCAGGCGCTCGCGCGACACCCCGTCTTTGAGGCGCTTATGGAATCGGTGGCGCGTCACCTCTCGTTGCCGGTGTCTGCCGTCATGACCCCGTTTGCCTTGTGCGATGCCGACGAGTTGAGGAGCTTGTTTACCGCGGCGGGATTTGAGGAGGTGGACATTCTCCCCGTATCGACCACGGTCCGGTTTCCCGACCCGGAACGTTTTGTCCCGCTTGCCGTGACCAGCTCGGCGGCGGCGGTGCCGGCCTTCACAGAATTGGAATCGCCGGCGCGGGCGGCACTTCTCGAGATCGTGCGTGGAGAAATCGAACCGACCATCCACAGGTACCGGACTCCCGACTCCGTTACCTTTCCTATGTTTGCGCACATTGCGGTGGCCACCCGATAACTGTTGCAGGGGACGGGCCGCCCGACCACCACATGCAGGGTGACGCGTCGCCAACGGCGCGTGGTGCATCGAGTTCCATAAAACTTCCATATGGGGCGTTTCCCAACGAGGGGGGGACTCCGGTTTCGACCGGAATCCCCTTTGAGAGTAAATGTCCGACTTCGCTCCTCGCATGATTTAACGCCCGACGCTTCAGAACTACGGCGGACAGCCTTCCCCGATGGCTTGCTGGCCGTAACTCCGAAATCCCGGGTTTGCGTTTGCGATGAGGAGTGAAGGCTGGTGCCGAAGGCGGGATTTGAACCCGCACGGGTTTCCCCACCACCCGAAACGTCTCAGCTCCGCTTTTTCCCATGGGAGAAACCCCATGTCCTCCACATTCATTAACACCTTGCGGAGACATGTTGGATTAACTCGTCACCCTCGTTTCCACGAAGAACCCAAAAAGGCCGGCCCCCGCGACGGGATGCCGGCCGGACCGATGCCGCCGCGGAAACGGCGGGAGAGTCTACTCCTCTTCGATCAGCGAACTGAAGAGGCCGTGGTGGTCTTCCTCGTCCGAGAGGATCTCCCGGAAAAGTAACTCCGTCGTTTCGTCCCCCTGCTTTCGCGCCACGTCGATAATCTTCTTATACATCGTGATCGCCGTCTCCTCGTCCTTCTTGTCCGTCTCGATCATCTCCTGAAGGGTCGTCCCGAGGAAGATGGGCGTCGGCTTGGTGGTCGGGATCCCGCCGAGATAGTTCAGCCGCTCCGCGATCGCTTCGGCGTGCTTCATCTCGCCGATCGCGGTCTTGCGGAACGCGTCCTTCACCGCGTACCCCTTCACCCCTTTCCAAAGAACGTGCTGCCACATGTATTGCACGGAGACCTGGATCTCCCGGGCGATCGCCTGGTTCAGAAGGTCGAGCAACTCGTCGGACGGCTTCCTGCTGTTGGTCATCGGGCATTCCTCCTTAGGAAAACAACGTGGATTACTCCATCGGCAAGCTTGCACTCCTGTCACTCGTCCGCCAACTCTCCAATGATGGGACATCTTTCCAGCATATCCTCGCCATGAGGAGCCTGGCCCATGCTCCTTGTCAAGTCGGCGCCGGCATTATGGATCCAGAAATGCTTTCCACCTTGCCAGAGGAAAGAGCGGGACACGTCGTACACGTACCCCTTGTAGCCAATATAGACGGATGCACTCGCCTCGCCATTACAAAGGACCAGTTCCTTTCGGGTGAATCGTCGCATCTCATTCCTCTTCGAAGCGTCATGAGAGTATCGGGGTTATGGGGAGGCTCGACCATTCGCCAAGCCTCCCCTTCCCTGTCATCGGGCTTACTGGAGGAACTTCCCAACAAAAGGAGAAGTTTCCCCGCGCCGCATGAAGTGGCCGGAAGGTCCCTCGCCCAGAAATTCCGAGAACCATGATTCGTGCTCGATTTCCTCATTCAGAATGGCCGCCGCCAAATCGTAGGTCCGGTGGTCCTTCCCTGCGGTCAGATTGCAAATGTACGTATATCCCCGCACAGCGCATCGCTCCGCTTCCACCAGCACCTTGAGGATCGCCTTAACATCCTGCGGATTTTGGGGAAGACGGGCCGGAGGACAGGCCGAGGCATCATGAAATACCTTCATATCCTCCGGAAGTTTTCCGCCAAGTTCGTAGATCCTGGGGAAGAGTGCCTCGAAGTGATTGCGATCCTCGATACGGGCGGTCTCCGCGATCTCTTTGATCCCTTCCCCTTCCAATCCGATCAAGTTCGCCCGCAGAATCGTGTAATCCATCAGCAGGGAGAGGGAGAAGGCGGTGCGGGGCGGCCGGGGAACCGGGACCTCGCCCGGCGCGGGGAGCATGTACATGTAGACGACCGGCCGCAGGTAGTAGTAGACCGACACGGCGCTGTTCAGCACGCCGAGGACGGCCAGCCCGACGTAGCCGTTTTTCACCGCCGCGCTGAACAGGTAGAACATCCCGATGAAGCCCGCGGTGGGCGGGATCCCGGCCAGCGACACGAGAAACAGCGTGAGCAGGGCCCCGAGCGCGGGGTAGCGGAAGCCGATCCCCTTGAAGCTCCCGATGCCGTACCGGTCGCCCTCCCTGTGCGCGAGGAGCATCGCCACGCCGAAGGCGCCCAGGTTCATGAACGCGTACACCAGCCCTCTTCAGCTCGCCAAATGGGGTTGGCTGTTTGTTCCGCCTTTCCGTCCGAACGCCGTAAAGAAGTCCTACAGCCCGAAGATCTCCTTCACCTGTGCCTCGAACGCCTCGTCCGATAGCTGTTTCGTCATCGGGACGAACGTCTCAGCCTCGACACCCACCGGAGTGCGGATGGGGGAACCGGCGTCCTCGATCACACGGAGGACCGCCTCCGCGACCGCCACGGGGTCCGGTCCCTCGTTGATCTTCTTCGCCACCACGGGGATGAGCTTCGCGGCCAGCGCGGCGTACGGCGACGCCGGGGAGACGGTCGCCGGGTTCGCCACCAACCCTTTCGACACGAAGCGGGTGCCGAAGAGTCCCGGCAATACGGAATGGACCCGGATTCCGAAAGGAGCCACTTCGTACCGCAGGGAATCGGTGATCGCCTCGACGGCGTACTTGCTCGCGTTGTAGTACGTCAACAGCGGGAACCCCATCCTCCCGAGCCACGCGGAGATGTTGACGATCACCCCCGACCGCCGGGCCCGCATCAGGGGGAGCGCCGCCCGGCACATCCGGCCCACGCCGAAGACGTTGACGTCGAACTGGCGCAGGATCTCCGCGTCCGTCGACTCCTCCACCGTCCCCAGGAACCCGAACCCCGCGTTGTTGACGAGGTTGTCCAACCTTCCGGACTCCTTCGCCACGCGCGAAACGGCGGCGCGGACGGAACCGTCGTCCGTGACATCCACCTGCACGGCCTTGAGGTGGATCCCCCGGCCCCTCGCCTCTGCGACCAACGCCTCTCCATCCGCCGTTTTCCGCGCCCCCGCGTAAACATCGTATCCCTTGCCCGCCAGCAAGAGCGCCGTTGCCTTCCCTATTCCGGATGTCGCCCCGGTGATCAGCGTGACGTTGCCCATGCGGACACCTCCCCCGATTTTCAGCCATCATCCACTGAAACCCCGGAGGATTCATTGACCGGCATCAATTGCCCGGCGCCTGACCATGCGGGATCCCTGCGACCCTCCTGAAGGGATCGCTTCGGACTTCCAGCCAGGGGCTTGATGGTGGGAAGAATGATCGAGATCGAAGGCGCGACGACCCACCCGTGATCGCCATCGCGGCGGCCCAGGCCATGATGGCGGGCGGCCTCCACGACCTATAATGGATCCATGGAGAGGCGCGGGCAGGGCCGGAAAGTGATGGAGGATCGGTACGGCGAGGTCGAGTCCGGCTCGAAGACGATCGAGGTCCGGGGGGTACGGTACCGCCTCAGGGAAGTGCTCGCCCGATGGATGATGGACGTGCCCGAGATCCTGACCCTGGACGGGGGGACGCTTGGGGAGGATCTCCACTGGATCCGGTTCATCGACAAGGACGACCGGACCTATGTGGCCTTCGAGTTCAACGGGGAGTTCGATATCCTCTCGGAGATGCGCGCCGACAGCCTCGAATGGGAAGGAGAGGATTTCTTCGGGTCCCGCTGGAGGTAGACGGGAGGGGGCGGTCCTCCCGGTCAACCCCCGTCCTCCGGGCGGAAAACGGACGCGGTCTCGAGGGGGAGCGCCAGGCCGACGACGTCTCCTTCCTTCGGGGCCTCTTCGCCCGTGAGAACCGCGAGGACGCCCCCTCCGGTTTCCACGGTTACGAGCCTCTCCCGGCCGAGGTTCTCCACAGTCGCGACGATCCCGCGGAAGGCGGGAGGGCCGGGGTCCCCCGAAATCCGCATGCGCTCGGGGCGCAGGCCGAGAAGGATCCGACCGGTCCCCAGCCGCCGGACCTCCCGGGCCGTTCCGGGAGGCAGGGCGAACCTTTCCTCCCCGATGCGAAGGTACAGACCGCCCTTCTCCTCGAACGCCGCGGCATCCAGGAGGTTCATCGGGACGGGCCCGATGAACGAGGCCGCGAACGGCGTCTCCGGCCTCTCGTAGAGCTCCCGCGGCAACCCGGTCTGGAGCACGCGGCCGTCGCGCATCAGGGCTACCCGATCACCGAGGGTCATCGCTTCCGTCTGGTCGTGCGTGACGTACAGCGTGGTGACGCCCAGTGCGCGCTGGAGGCGCTTCAGCTCCGCCCGGGTTGCGGCCCGCAGGGCGGCGTCGAGGTTCGAAAGCGGCTCGTCGAGGAGGAAGAGGCGGGGCTTTCGCACGATCGCGCGCGCGATCGCAACCCGTTGGCGCTGGCCCCCGGAGAGCTCTCCCGGCCGGGCGCGGAGCAGCTCCCCGATTCCGAGCATGCCCGCGGCCCGGGACACCTCCGTCCCGATCGATTCCTCCTTCATCCCGGCGACGCGCAGGGGGAAGGCGATGTTCCCGAACACGTCAAGGTGCGGGTACAGCGCGTAGCTCTGGAAGACCATCGCCACGTTGCGCTCCCTGGGGGAGACGAAGACCTTCTTCCCGGGCGCGGACACCAACCCGCCGTCGAACAGGATTTCCCCCGAGGAAGGCTTCAGCAGTCCCGCCGCAAGGGAAAGGACCGTGGACTTGCCGCAGCCGCTGGGTCCCAGAAGGACGAAGAGCTCTCCCTCCCGGACTTCCAGGTCCACCCCGCACACCGCAGGGACCTCCCCGCGCCGGGATGCGAAGGTTTTGCGGATCCCGCGGAACTCGAGCATCATTCCCTGACCGCCCCTTCCGTAAGCCCCGCGACGATCCGCCGCTGGAACGCCAGCGCCAGGAGGACGACCGGCACGACGGCAAGGGTGGCCGCGGCCATGATCATACCCCATGGGATCTCCCCGTGAAGCCCCTCGAAGAGCGCGATCCCGACGGGGATCGTGCGTGCGTTTTGATTCGTGGTCAACAGGAGCGCGAAGAGGAACTCGTTGAAGGCGAAAATGAACGCCAGGATCGCGGTGGAGAAGATCCCGGGGGCGGCGACGGGAACCATCACCTTCCACAACGCCGCAAACCGGCCGCAGCCGTCAAGGAGCGCCGCGCGGTCGAGGTCCCGGGGGATCCGGGAGAAGTAACCGACGAGGATCCACAGGGAGAGCGGGAGAACCCACGCCGTGTAGGGGAGCACGAGGGCGGCGTAGGTGTTGATCCAGCGCAGGGCGCTCATCATGCGGAAAAGGTAGCTCACCAGGCTCACGGGCGGGAACATGGAGACCGACAGGACGAGGAAGAGGATGGGCATCCTCCCCGGCAGCTCCAGCCGGGTGAGGGCGTAGGCGGCAGGGGCCGCAAGGGCCACGGCGAGGACCGCGGAAAGTCCGGAGACCGCGATGCTGTTCACGACATATTCCGGGAAATGGAGCGAGCCCGTTTCGAGCACCGCGAGGAAATGAGCGGCGGTCAGGCGAACTTCCACCCGCGCGGAGAGAACGTCGGGGCGGCTGGATGCCGCGACGAGGAGCATGTACGCGACCGGCAGGAGGCAGAACGCTGCCATCGCCGCGGCGCCCAGGGCGTAGAGGATCCGGATCCGGCGCTCCCCGCTCATGCGATCTCTCTCCCGAACCGTCCCGCCCCCAGGTACAGGAGGGAGAACAGGAAGGCGAGCAGGAACAGGACGACGGAGACCGCCGACCCGTACCCGAAATCCCCCCCGACGAAGAAGCGGTACCCGTACATGGAAAGGGAGGTCGTGCTCCCACCCGGGCCTCCTCCCGTGAGGACGAACACGAGGTCGAAGACGCGCAGGGAGTCGATCGTGCGGAACAGGAGCGCAACGACGAGGACGGGCCGCAGAAGCGGGAGCGTGACCCGGGAAAACCGCTGCAAGGGACCCGCCCGGTCCACCTCGGCCTGCCGGTAGAGGTCCTCCGGGATCGAGGAGAGCCCGGCAAGGAGGAGGATCGCCACGAACGGCGTGGTCTTCCATGCGTCCGCCGCGACGAGCGCGAGGAAGGCGCCGGTGGAAGTGCCGAGCCAGTGAGCAGGCCCATCGGACAGTCCGATTCCGGTCACGATCGCGTTCGCCAGTCCGTACTGGACGTTGTAGATCAGTTCGAAGACCCTCCCGGAGACGGCGGCCGGGATCGCCCAGGGGATGAGGACGCCGGCGCGCAAAAACCCGCGGACGGGGGCGGGATGCTCGAGGAGGAGCGCGAAGGCAAGTCCCAGCGCAAGTTCCAGGGGAACGGATACGAGCGTGAACAGGGCCGTGAACCGGAGGGATTGCCAGAAGCCCGGATCCGACCACAGCGACCGATAGTTCGAAAGACCGATGAAACGCCGCGGAAGGAAGGTAACGTCCCGCATCAGGCTGTCCAGTACGGTCCCGGCCACGGGGAGGAAAACGAACACCAGGAGGAGGGCGCAAAGGGGAGCGAGAAAGGCGTAGCCGCGCAGGACCTCGGACAGGTCGTGGTCTTTTCCCATTCGGTCTCCCTCGCGGGGAAGGCCCTCGGAAAGAGGGACTCCCCTTCACGCCTCAGTCGTACCGGGACAGTACGCTCCGGATTTCCCGCTGGGCGGCGGAAAGCGCCTCCCCGGGG
This window contains:
- a CDS encoding cytochrome B5 — translated: MRRFTRKELVLCNGEASASVYIGYKGYVYDVSRSFLWQGGKHFWIHNAGADLTRSMGQAPHGEDMLERCPIIGELADE
- a CDS encoding ferritin, giving the protein MTNSRKPSDELLDLLNQAIAREIQVSVQYMWQHVLWKGVKGYAVKDAFRKTAIGEMKHAEAIAERLNYLGGIPTTKPTPIFLGTTLQEMIETDKKDEETAITMYKKIIDVARKQGDETTELLFREILSDEEDHHGLFSSLIEEE
- a CDS encoding ABC transporter permease codes for the protein MGKDHDLSEVLRGYAFLAPLCALLLVFVFLPVAGTVLDSLMRDVTFLPRRFIGLSNYRSLWSDPGFWQSLRFTALFTLVSVPLELALGLAFALLLEHPAPVRGFLRAGVLIPWAIPAAVSGRVFELIYNVQYGLANAIVTGIGLSDGPAHWLGTSTGAFLALVAADAWKTTPFVAILLLAGLSSIPEDLYRQAEVDRAGPLQRFSRVTLPLLRPVLVVALLFRTIDSLRVFDLVFVLTGGGPGGSTTSLSMYGYRFFVGGDFGYGSAVSVVLFLLAFLFSLLYLGAGRFGREIA
- a CDS encoding sugar ABC transporter permease, encoding MSGERRIRILYALGAAAMAAFCLLPVAYMLLVAASSRPDVLSARVEVRLTAAHFLAVLETGSLHFPEYVVNSIAVSGLSAVLAVALAAPAAYALTRLELPGRMPILFLVLSVSMFPPVSLVSYLFRMMSALRWINTYAALVLPYTAWVLPLSLWILVGYFSRIPRDLDRAALLDGCGRFAALWKVMVPVAAPGIFSTAILAFIFAFNEFLFALLLTTNQNARTIPVGIALFEGLHGEIPWGMIMAAATLAVVPVVLLALAFQRRIVAGLTEGAVRE
- a CDS encoding SAM-dependent methyltransferase, whose amino-acid sequence is MNSRQPKSPADTYEHYFVPAMFLPWSTILLSHAALQARERVLDVACGTGIVARQVAPLVGTEGQVAALDMNPAMLAVARSIPVTPGTTIRWQEGNAMALPFPEGAFDVVLCQHGLQFFPDRAGAVREMRRVLAPGGRALVIVLQALARHPVFEALMESVARHLSLPVSAVMTPFALCDADELRSLFTAAGFEEVDILPVSTTVRFPDPERFVPLAVTSSAAAVPAFTELESPARAALLEIVRGEIEPTIHRYRTPDSVTFPMFAHIAVATR
- a CDS encoding short-chain dehydrogenase/reductase; this translates as MGNVTLITGATSGIGKATALLLAGKGYDVYAGARKTADGEALVAEARGRGIHLKAVQVDVTDDGSVRAAVSRVAKESGRLDNLVNNAGFGFLGTVEESTDAEILRQFDVNVFGVGRMCRAALPLMRARRSGVIVNISAWLGRMGFPLLTYYNASKYAVEAITDSLRYEVAPFGIRVHSVLPGLFGTRFVSKGLVANPATVSPASPYAALAAKLIPVVAKKINEGPDPVAVAEAVLRVIEDAGSPIRTPVGVEAETFVPMTKQLSDEAFEAQVKEIFGL